The following coding sequences lie in one Chlorocebus sabaeus isolate Y175 chromosome 29, mChlSab1.0.hap1, whole genome shotgun sequence genomic window:
- the HDDC3 gene encoding guanosine-3',5'-bis(diphosphate) 3'-pyrophosphohydrolase MESH1 isoform X2 — translation MGSEAAQLLEAADFAARKHRQQRRKDPEGTPYINHPIGVARILTHEAGITDIVVLQAALLHDTVEDTDTTLDEVELHFGAQVRRLVEEVTDDKTLPKLERKRLQVEQAPHSSPGAKLVKLADKLYNLRDLNRCTPEGWSEHRVQEYFEWAAQVVKGLQGTNQQLEEALKHLFKERGLTL, via the exons ATGGGCTCCGAGGCAGCCCAGCTGCTGGAGGCTGCCGATTTCGCTGCTCGCAAGCACCGGCAGCAGCGGCGGAAGGACCCCGAAGGGACCCCCTACATCAACCACCCCATCG GTGTGGCTCGGATCCTGACCCACGAGGCGGGAATCACTGACATTGTGGTGTTACAG GCGGCCCTGCTCCATGACACGGTGGAGGACACAGACACCACCCTGGATGAGGTGGAGCTACACTTTGGGGCACAGGTGCGGCGCCTGGTGGAGGAGGTAACAGATGACAAGACTCTGCCCAAGCTGGAGAGAAAGCGGCTGCAGGTGGAGCAAGCGCCCCACAGTAGCCCCGGGGCCAAACTGGTGAAACTGGCAGACAAGCTGTACAATCTGAGGGACCTGAATCGCTGCACCCCAGAGG GATGGTCAGAACATCGAGTCCAGGAATACTTCGAGTGGGCAGCGCAGGTGGTGAAGGGGCTTCAGGGAACAAACCAGCAACTGGAAGAGGCGCTAAAGCATCTGTTCAAGGAGCGGGGGCTGACACTCTGA
- the HDDC3 gene encoding guanosine-3',5'-bis(diphosphate) 3'-pyrophosphohydrolase MESH1 isoform X1: MGSEAAQLLEAADFAARKHRQQRRKDPEGTPYINHPIGGLVGRGAPAAAPGVGTGKETWGVARILTHEAGITDIVVLQAALLHDTVEDTDTTLDEVELHFGAQVRRLVEEVTDDKTLPKLERKRLQVEQAPHSSPGAKLVKLADKLYNLRDLNRCTPEGWSEHRVQEYFEWAAQVVKGLQGTNQQLEEALKHLFKERGLTL; this comes from the exons ATGGGCTCCGAGGCAGCCCAGCTGCTGGAGGCTGCCGATTTCGCTGCTCGCAAGCACCGGCAGCAGCGGCGGAAGGACCCCGAAGGGACCCCCTACATCAACCACCCCATCGGTGGGCTCGTCGGCCGCGGAGCACCGGCTGCGGCACCGGGGGTGGGGACTGGGAAGGAAACGTGGG GTGTGGCTCGGATCCTGACCCACGAGGCGGGAATCACTGACATTGTGGTGTTACAG GCGGCCCTGCTCCATGACACGGTGGAGGACACAGACACCACCCTGGATGAGGTGGAGCTACACTTTGGGGCACAGGTGCGGCGCCTGGTGGAGGAGGTAACAGATGACAAGACTCTGCCCAAGCTGGAGAGAAAGCGGCTGCAGGTGGAGCAAGCGCCCCACAGTAGCCCCGGGGCCAAACTGGTGAAACTGGCAGACAAGCTGTACAATCTGAGGGACCTGAATCGCTGCACCCCAGAGG GATGGTCAGAACATCGAGTCCAGGAATACTTCGAGTGGGCAGCGCAGGTGGTGAAGGGGCTTCAGGGAACAAACCAGCAACTGGAAGAGGCGCTAAAGCATCTGTTCAAGGAGCGGGGGCTGACACTCTGA